From one Psilocybe cubensis strain MGC-MH-2018 chromosome 13, whole genome shotgun sequence genomic stretch:
- a CDS encoding Protein PBDC1-like protein (Protein PBDC1 homolog) codes for MAGKFDPNNAQNLMEIEKQFAVKAVEQAQTYWNLLEKVNPKDLKLTKYDDEIFDHLMATFPELNQEPYEKLVKIDEDWMKSKDGKNRWRTFIESYKDKVKDYNFGSLIRTDARDEYGESNTIFVTRIQFYAYEIARNRLGLNEKAHQIAIEDAAKEKAKKEKEAKAAAKKKGGKS; via the exons ATGGCTGGCAAATTCGACCCTAACAATGCCCAGAATCTCATGGAG ATCGAGAAACA ATTCGCTGTGAAAGCTGTCGAACAGGCTCAG ACGTACTGGAACCTCCTCGAAAAAGTCAACCCTAAGGATCTCAAGCTCACCAA ATACGATGACGAGATCTTCGACCATCTGATGGCTACGTTCCCCGAGCTCAACCAGGAGCCATACGAAAAGCTCGTCAAGATCGACGAAGACTGGATGAAGAGCAAGGACGGGAAGAACCGCTGGCGTACTTTCATCGAGAG CTACAAGGACAAAGTCAAAGACTACAACTTCGGCTCGCTCATTCGCACCGACGCGCGCGACGAATACGGCGAGTCCAACACCATCTTCG TTACCCGGATACAG TTCTACGCGTATGAG ATCGCACGCAACCGCCTAGGCCTAAACGAAAAGGCGCACCAGATCGCCATCGAAGACGCCGCCAAGGAAAAGGccaagaaggagaaggaggccaAGGCCGCtgcgaagaagaagggcGGCAAGTCATAG